The genomic DNA ACTCCGCTCTCCGGTTCATCAAGCATGATAAAATGGGGATCCTGGATCATCATCTGTAATATTTCGCTTCGCTTGATCTCACCACCTGAAAATCCGAGGTTGATATCCCTGCCCATAAACTCCTCCATGTTCATCCTTGAAACCGCTTCAGATACATCCTCCGGCTTTTTATTCGGGCTTATGACATTCAGCATCTTGCCAAGTTTCAGACCAGGGATAGAAGGAGGACGCTGGAACATGATACCCATTCCAAGTCGTGCCCTCTCATGGATTGGCAAATGCGTTACATCGACCCCGTTAAATGTAATGGACCCCTTTGTAATAGTATATGCATCAATACCCATGATGCACATGAGTAAGGTTGATTTCCCGGACCCGTTCGGGCCCATCAGAACATGAGTCTCACCCGGTTCGATGTGAAGGGTGATTCCATGCAAAATCTCCTTTCCACCAATCTCTGCATGAAGATCTTCTATGTGAAGCATATTGTACTGTACCTTTTTGATTTATTGCGCCTGAATTCCTTTTCGGAATGGTTT from Methanospirillum hungatei JF-1 includes the following:
- a CDS encoding ABC transporter ATP-binding protein, which codes for MLHIEDLHAEIGGKEILHGITLHIEPGETHVLMGPNGSGKSTLLMCIMGIDAYTITKGSITFNGVDVTHLPIHERARLGMGIMFQRPPSIPGLKLGKMLNVISPNKKPEDVSEAVSRMNMEEFMGRDINLGFSGGEIKRSEILQMMIQDPHFIMLDEPESGVDLENIHLMGESIARLLQKNQRFVNRKNSGLVITHTGYILDYLDVDKGHVMINGEFKCHGNPREILKLIKEKGYHECLKCAKIP